In Geopsychrobacter electrodiphilus DSM 16401, a single window of DNA contains:
- a CDS encoding CDP-alcohol phosphatidyltransferase family protein: MQKHRYLYLQILTASRIFLAAILASVFAVYGLNAWTILAAAILGCMAELTDLFDGMLARKYGLTSDFGKFFDPYTDSIARLIMFFALAYVHLVPLWLPVVMALRDVSVSYIRLFAMKEHVVMASRLSGKIKAWAQGVGFFLLLLIGLLGRFDLNLSQLVPYIALFVLLVTLWSLFDYAAYLFYLVRKKTP; encoded by the coding sequence ATGCAAAAACACCGCTATCTCTATCTGCAGATTTTAACCGCGTCGCGCATTTTTCTGGCGGCCATTCTGGCGAGCGTTTTTGCCGTTTACGGTCTAAATGCCTGGACAATCCTGGCTGCGGCTATTCTGGGTTGCATGGCTGAACTGACTGACCTGTTCGATGGGATGCTGGCGCGGAAGTACGGACTGACCAGTGATTTTGGTAAGTTTTTTGACCCCTATACTGATTCGATCGCCCGCCTCATCATGTTCTTTGCGTTGGCCTATGTCCATCTGGTGCCGCTCTGGTTACCGGTCGTGATGGCGTTGCGTGATGTGTCGGTCAGCTATATCCGTCTGTTTGCCATGAAAGAGCATGTCGTCATGGCTTCACGACTGTCAGGCAAGATCAAAGCCTGGGCTCAGGGTGTCGGGTTTTTCCTGCTGTTGTTGATTGGACTTTTGGGCCGATTTGATCTTAACCTCAGCCAACTTGTCCCGTATATCGCCCTGTTTGTTCTGCTCGTCACCCTGTGGTCCCTGTTCGATTACGCAGCGTATCTCTTTTATCTGGTCAGAAAAAAAACGCCTTAG